A genome region from Nocardiopsis exhalans includes the following:
- a CDS encoding type II toxin-antitoxin system RelE family toxin, with protein sequence MSEGYRLVLTRTARRALSETLPDKVAVAAWELINGDLKAEPRRVGKRLNPPFESDWVARRSSYRIRYGIDEDEGVIVVYDIRARADAYRYSGGR encoded by the coding sequence GTGAGCGAAGGCTATCGACTCGTCCTCACCCGGACCGCACGCCGTGCCCTCTCTGAGACGCTGCCGGACAAGGTTGCTGTGGCGGCCTGGGAGCTGATCAACGGGGACCTCAAAGCGGAGCCACGGCGAGTGGGCAAGCGGTTGAACCCACCGTTCGAGAGTGACTGGGTGGCTAGGCGATCCAGCTACCGAATCCGCTACGGCATTGACGAGGACGAGGGTGTCATCGTCGTGTACGACATCCGGGCACGGGCTGACGCCTACCGCTATTCGGGCGGACGCTGA
- a CDS encoding DUF503 domain-containing protein — translation MYVGALTLDVLLGDVHSLKQKRSMVRPVVAELRRKFSVSVSEVGDHDLYRRAKIGVAVVAPTAAHARDQMDTCERFVAGRPELELLSARQRLFNEEED, via the coding sequence TTGTACGTTGGGGCGCTGACCCTGGACGTTCTTCTCGGAGACGTCCACTCGCTCAAACAGAAGCGTTCGATGGTGCGGCCCGTCGTCGCCGAACTGCGCCGGAAGTTCTCGGTGTCGGTCTCGGAGGTCGGCGATCACGACCTCTACCGTCGGGCCAAGATCGGTGTCGCGGTGGTCGCACCGACCGCCGCCCACGCACGGGACCAGATGGACACCTGCGAGCGTTTCGTCGCGGGCCGTCCCGAACTGGAGCTGCTCTCCGCCAGGCAGCGGCTCTTCAACGAAGAGGAAGACTGA
- the rbfA gene encoding 30S ribosome-binding factor RbfA, whose amino-acid sequence MVDAARARKIADRIQRIVAEMLDRRIKDPRLGFVTVTDARITADLRDATVYYTVFGTPEEKAASAAALESAKGVIRSEVGRQTGIRHTPSLTFVIDEVQENAQHIEKLLVEARKSDEEVAQKATSAKHAGEADPYKAPREDEEEDE is encoded by the coding sequence ATGGTTGACGCCGCACGCGCGCGTAAGATCGCCGACCGTATCCAGCGCATCGTCGCCGAGATGCTGGACCGGCGAATCAAGGACCCGCGCCTGGGATTCGTCACCGTGACCGACGCCCGGATCACCGCGGACCTGCGGGACGCCACGGTGTACTACACGGTGTTCGGCACCCCCGAGGAGAAGGCGGCCAGCGCCGCCGCCCTGGAGAGCGCCAAGGGCGTGATCCGCAGTGAGGTCGGTCGCCAGACCGGCATCCGCCACACGCCCAGCCTGACCTTCGTCATCGACGAGGTGCAGGAGAACGCCCAGCACATCGAGAAGCTGCTGGTCGAGGCGCGCAAGTCCGACGAGGAGGTGGCCCAGAAGGCCACCAGCGCCAAGCACGCGGGTGAAGCCGACCCGTACAAGGCGCCTCGTGAGGACGAGGAAGAAGACGAGTAA
- the infB gene encoding translation initiation factor IF-2 encodes MAKVRVYELAKEFGVESKAVLAKLNEMGEFVRSASSTIEAPVVRRLQEAFNNGSDGNGKKGGSAPKPGPAPKPAAETSARPAAPKPGPAPKPGPKPGPKPAAAPQAEKPAAAPQAEKPAVPAEKPAAPVEKPAVPHFEQAAEQPTASKPGPKPAPKAARGDAPRPGAPKPGGAAGGRGERGDRPQRGDRPERSGGREGGRDGGRGQRPGGPRPGPRPGNNPFASNASGMGSKPAAPRPGGGAPRPGPRPGGPQGGGDRDQRAPRPGGGAPRPGGAGGPRPGPRPGGPQQGDQRAPRPGGAAGAPRPGGGAPRPGGGGGAPRPGGAGGPRPSPMNMPSSRPASPAGGGRGGGGGGRPGGGGGRGRGGAPAGAGPRPGGGGGGGRPGGFGGRPGGGGRGRGGGTAGAFGRPGGRPGRARKSKKQRRAEFHELSAPSFGGVKIPSGNNQVIRLSRGASLSDFGDKIDVNPASLVQVMMHLGEMVTATQSLPDETLQLLGEELSYRIEVVSPEDEDRELLESFSIEFGENEGGDADLRPRPPVVTVMGHVDHGKTRLLDTIRKTNVVGGEAGGITQHIGAYQVATEVDGEERKITFIDTPGHEAFTAMRARGAKVTDVAVLVVAADDGVKPQTAEAIDHAKAAEVPIVVAVNKIDVEGADPQRVRAQMTEYGLVAEEYGGDVQFVDISALKGDNIDALLESIVLTSDAALDLQANPDMDAQGLAIEAYLDRGRGSMATVLVQRGTLNVGDSIVCGDAYGRVRAMLDEHGENVQSAEPSRPVQVLGLTNVPSAGDSFLVVKDDRVARQIAQQREARERFAQQAKSARRVTLDTWKDHLKEGERSELLLLIKGDMSGSVEALEESLLKIDAGGDEVAIRIIGRGVGAITQNDINLASSADAIIVGFNVRPEGKNSQLADRMGVDIRYYSVIYQAIDEVEAAVKGLLKPIYEEVQLGSAEVREVFKVPKIGNIAGSIVRDGIIRRNTKARLIREGKVISANLNVESLRRFKDDATEVREGFECGIGVGYNDIRVEDVIETYEMQEKPRD; translated from the coding sequence GTGGCGAAGGTCCGGGTGTACGAACTCGCCAAGGAGTTCGGTGTGGAGAGCAAGGCCGTGCTGGCCAAGCTCAATGAGATGGGCGAATTCGTCCGTTCGGCGTCCTCGACGATAGAGGCCCCCGTCGTGCGACGCCTGCAAGAAGCTTTCAACAACGGTTCCGACGGCAACGGCAAGAAGGGCGGCTCGGCTCCCAAGCCCGGCCCCGCCCCCAAGCCTGCCGCCGAGACCTCGGCGCGCCCCGCGGCTCCCAAGCCGGGGCCCGCCCCCAAGCCGGGCCCGAAGCCGGGCCCCAAGCCCGCTGCGGCTCCGCAGGCGGAGAAGCCCGCCGCGGCCCCGCAGGCCGAGAAGCCCGCGGTTCCGGCTGAGAAGCCCGCCGCGCCGGTCGAGAAGCCCGCGGTTCCGCACTTCGAGCAGGCTGCCGAGCAGCCCACCGCCTCCAAGCCCGGCCCCAAGCCGGCTCCGAAGGCGGCTCGCGGCGACGCCCCGCGTCCCGGTGCTCCCAAGCCCGGTGGTGCGGCCGGCGGTCGCGGCGAGCGCGGCGATCGTCCCCAGCGCGGTGACCGTCCGGAGCGTTCCGGCGGCCGCGAGGGTGGTCGTGACGGTGGCCGTGGCCAGCGTCCGGGCGGTCCCCGTCCGGGCCCGCGTCCGGGCAACAACCCGTTCGCGTCCAACGCTTCCGGCATGGGCTCCAAGCCGGCCGCTCCGCGTCCCGGCGGCGGTGCCCCGCGTCCGGGTCCGCGTCCCGGTGGCCCGCAGGGTGGCGGCGACCGTGACCAGCGCGCCCCGCGTCCCGGCGGTGGCGCTCCGCGTCCCGGCGGTGCCGGTGGCCCGCGTCCGGGTCCCCGTCCCGGTGGCCCGCAGCAGGGTGACCAGCGTGCCCCGCGTCCCGGTGGTGCCGCAGGTGCCCCGCGTCCCGGCGGCGGTGCTCCGCGCCCGGGTGGCGGCGGTGGCGCTCCGCGTCCCGGCGGTGCCGGTGGCCCGCGTCCCAGCCCGATGAACATGCCCTCGTCCCGGCCGGCCTCGCCCGCGGGCGGCGGCCGTGGTGGCGGCGGTGGCGGTCGTCCCGGTGGCGGCGGTGGCCGCGGCCGCGGTGGCGCTCCCGCTGGTGCGGGTCCGCGTCCCGGTGGCGGCGGTGGCGGCGGTCGTCCCGGCGGTTTCGGTGGTCGTCCCGGTGGCGGCGGCCGTGGCCGCGGTGGCGGAACGGCCGGTGCGTTCGGTCGTCCGGGCGGTCGTCCCGGTCGTGCCCGCAAGTCCAAGAAGCAGCGGCGTGCGGAGTTCCACGAGCTCTCGGCCCCGTCCTTCGGCGGCGTCAAGATCCCGAGCGGTAACAACCAGGTCATCCGTCTGTCCCGCGGCGCCTCGCTGTCGGACTTCGGCGACAAGATCGACGTCAACCCGGCGTCGCTCGTCCAGGTCATGATGCACCTGGGTGAGATGGTCACCGCGACCCAGTCGCTGCCCGACGAGACGCTGCAGCTGCTCGGTGAGGAGCTCAGCTACCGGATCGAGGTCGTCAGTCCCGAGGACGAGGACCGCGAGCTGCTCGAGTCCTTCTCCATCGAGTTCGGCGAGAACGAGGGCGGCGACGCCGACCTGCGTCCGCGCCCGCCGGTGGTCACCGTCATGGGCCACGTCGACCACGGTAAGACCCGACTGCTGGACACCATCCGCAAGACCAACGTCGTGGGCGGCGAGGCCGGCGGAATCACCCAGCACATCGGTGCCTACCAGGTCGCGACCGAGGTGGACGGCGAAGAGCGCAAGATCACCTTCATCGACACCCCCGGTCACGAGGCGTTCACCGCCATGCGTGCCCGTGGTGCGAAGGTCACCGACGTCGCGGTTCTGGTCGTGGCGGCCGACGACGGCGTCAAGCCGCAGACGGCCGAGGCCATCGACCACGCCAAGGCGGCCGAGGTGCCGATCGTGGTCGCGGTCAACAAGATCGACGTCGAAGGCGCCGACCCGCAGCGGGTACGCGCCCAGATGACCGAGTACGGCCTCGTGGCCGAGGAGTACGGCGGCGACGTCCAGTTCGTGGACATCTCCGCGCTCAAGGGCGACAACATCGACGCCCTGCTCGAGTCGATCGTCCTCACGTCCGACGCGGCCCTGGACCTCCAGGCCAACCCGGACATGGACGCTCAGGGTCTGGCGATCGAGGCCTACCTGGACCGCGGTCGCGGTTCCATGGCCACGGTGCTGGTCCAGCGCGGCACGCTCAACGTCGGTGACTCCATCGTCTGCGGCGACGCCTACGGCCGCGTTCGCGCCATGCTCGACGAGCACGGTGAGAACGTCCAGTCGGCTGAGCCGTCCCGTCCGGTCCAGGTCCTGGGTCTGACCAACGTGCCCAGCGCCGGTGACAGCTTCCTGGTCGTCAAGGACGACCGCGTGGCCCGTCAGATCGCCCAGCAGCGTGAGGCGCGCGAGCGCTTCGCCCAGCAGGCGAAGTCGGCCCGCCGCGTCACCCTCGACACCTGGAAGGACCACCTGAAGGAGGGCGAGCGCTCCGAGCTGCTCCTCCTCATCAAGGGTGACATGTCCGGTTCGGTCGAGGCGCTCGAGGAGTCGCTGCTCAAGATCGACGCCGGTGGCGACGAGGTCGCCATCCGGATCATCGGTCGCGGCGTCGGTGCGATCACGCAGAACGACATCAACCTGGCGTCGTCCGCGGACGCGATCATCGTCGGCTTCAACGTTCGGCCCGAGGGCAAGAACAGCCAGCTGGCGGACCGCATGGGCGTCGACATCCGCTACTACTCGGTCATCTACCAGGCCATCGACGAGGTCGAAGCCGCGGTCAAGGGTCTCCTCAAGCCCATCTACGAGGAGGTCCAGCTCGGCAGCGCCGAGGTCCGCGAGGTCTTCAAGGTGCCCAAGATCGGCAACATCGCCGGTTCCATCGTCCGCGACGGGATCATCCGCCGCAACACCAAGGCACGTCTCATCCGCGAGGGCAAGGTCATCTCGGCCAACCTCAACGTCGAGTCGCTGCGTCGGTTCAAGGACGACGCCACCGAGGTCCGCGAGGGCTTCGAGTGCGGTATCGGTGTCGGTTACAACGACATCCGGGTCGAGGACGTCATCGAGACCTACGAGATGCAGGAGAAGCCCCGCGACTAG
- the truB gene encoding tRNA pseudouridine(55) synthase TruB — MADSGVVVVDKPADWTSHDVVAKTRGLARTRRVGHAGTLDPMATGVLVLGIEKGTKLLGHLTLTEKTYEATIRLGLVTNTDDAEGEPGARVDASAVTDADVHAAVAKLTGPIQQVPPQVSAIKVDGKRAYKSAREGKEVALKARTVTISQFDVTAIRHIPDAEGAFVDVDAVITGSSGTYIRSLARDMGADLSVGGHLTALRRTRVGPYDLSQARTLEQLAEEFTQVPLAQAVAAAFPVRTMDEAETRAIRHGNRISESSLGEGTIGLFAPDGTVIALGENRPGHMKPVVVFSPA; from the coding sequence ATGGCCGACAGCGGTGTCGTGGTCGTCGACAAGCCCGCCGACTGGACGTCCCACGACGTGGTCGCCAAGACCCGCGGCCTGGCGCGTACCCGCCGCGTGGGCCACGCGGGCACCCTGGATCCGATGGCCACCGGGGTCCTGGTCCTGGGGATCGAGAAGGGCACCAAGCTGCTCGGCCACCTGACCCTGACCGAGAAGACCTACGAAGCCACGATCCGGCTGGGCCTGGTCACCAACACCGACGACGCCGAGGGTGAGCCCGGCGCCCGCGTGGACGCCTCCGCCGTCACCGACGCCGACGTGCACGCTGCGGTCGCGAAGCTCACCGGCCCCATCCAGCAGGTCCCGCCGCAGGTCAGCGCGATCAAGGTGGACGGCAAGCGCGCCTACAAGTCGGCCCGTGAGGGCAAGGAGGTCGCGCTCAAGGCCCGCACGGTCACCATCTCCCAGTTCGACGTCACCGCGATCCGGCACATCCCGGACGCCGAGGGCGCCTTCGTGGACGTCGACGCGGTCATCACCGGTTCCAGCGGCACCTACATCCGCTCCCTGGCCCGCGACATGGGCGCCGACCTGTCGGTGGGCGGACATCTCACCGCCCTGCGCCGCACCCGCGTGGGCCCCTACGACCTCTCGCAGGCCCGCACCCTGGAGCAGCTCGCCGAGGAGTTCACCCAGGTCCCCCTGGCCCAGGCCGTGGCCGCCGCTTTCCCGGTCCGCACCATGGACGAGGCCGAGACCCGCGCCATCCGCCACGGCAACCGCATCAGCGAGAGCTCCCTGGGGGAGGGGACCATCGGCCTCTTCGCCCCGGACGGAACGGTCATCGCCCTTGGCGAGAACCGCCCCGGCCACATGAAACCGGTCGTGGTCTTCAGCCCTGCTTAA
- a CDS encoding type II toxin-antitoxin system Phd/YefM family antitoxin produces the protein MMMLPMMSMLPLAEVRNNLSKIVDEVERTHDAVTITRNGRPSAVVLSVDDYESMLETFALLESQEDQERLAQAKEEYERGDVVTGDEMAELMRERSPRKGST, from the coding sequence ATGATGATGCTACCGATGATGTCCATGCTGCCGTTGGCTGAAGTCAGAAATAACCTGTCCAAGATCGTCGACGAGGTCGAGCGGACCCACGACGCGGTCACCATCACCCGCAACGGCAGGCCCAGCGCCGTCGTGCTTTCGGTGGACGACTACGAGTCGATGTTGGAGACCTTCGCGCTTCTGGAGAGCCAGGAGGATCAGGAACGTCTGGCGCAGGCCAAGGAGGAGTACGAGCGCGGCGACGTGGTCACCGGCGACGAGATGGCTGAGCTCATGCGTGAGCGCTCTCCCCGAAAGGGAAGTACGTGA